Proteins from one Gemmatimonadaceae bacterium genomic window:
- a CDS encoding MBL fold metallo-hydrolase, translated as MILDAGTGIRELGRALMGGATGNGDGRGSVAADIFLTHAHWDHIQGIPFFAPIFQAGNHFTIWGSKALETSIDRVIRDQMSPVVFPVSFEELSARIDFREIAEERCVGNGYEVTAFAVQHPGGALGYRFAGLHDRDSNARSFVYISDNELAAHETYKSRADWRDRLVGFVRGATLLVHDATYTTEEYERHRGWGHSTFEDAVALALDAGVEELVLFHHRPERTDDEVDRCLEAARALVKSRGGTLRVRAAAEGMTLVV; from the coding sequence GTGATTCTGGACGCGGGCACTGGCATTCGAGAGCTCGGCCGCGCACTGATGGGCGGGGCGACGGGCAACGGAGACGGACGCGGCAGCGTCGCCGCGGACATCTTTCTCACCCACGCGCATTGGGATCACATCCAGGGTATTCCGTTCTTCGCGCCGATCTTTCAGGCGGGGAATCATTTCACGATCTGGGGCTCGAAGGCGCTCGAGACCAGCATCGATCGGGTGATTCGGGATCAGATGTCCCCGGTCGTTTTTCCGGTGTCGTTCGAGGAGCTCAGCGCTAGGATTGATTTTCGCGAGATTGCTGAAGAGCGGTGCGTTGGGAACGGCTACGAGGTGACGGCGTTCGCGGTGCAGCATCCGGGCGGGGCGCTGGGATACCGCTTCGCCGGGCTGCACGATCGTGATTCGAATGCCCGTTCGTTCGTCTATATCTCGGACAACGAACTGGCCGCGCACGAGACGTACAAGTCGCGCGCGGACTGGCGCGACCGGCTGGTCGGGTTCGTGCGGGGCGCGACGCTGCTCGTGCACGACGCGACGTACACGACGGAAGAATACGAGCGTCATCGCGGGTGGGGGCACTCGACGTTCGAGGATGCGGTGGCGCTCGCGCTCGATGCCGGGGTGGAGGAGCTGGTGCTCTTCCACCATCGGCCGGAGCGCACGGACGACGAGGTGGATCGCTGCCTCGAGGCAGCTCGTGCGCTCGTGAAGAGCCGTGGCGGCACGCTGCGGGTTCGCGCGGCCGCGGAAGGCATGACGCTGGTGGTTTAG